CGGACACGGAGGTAGTAGGGGACGctggcgcctgcgcctcctaCCGTGATGAAGCACTCTTTCCCTACTGCTTCTATGCGCGTCTCCTTCAGACGCAGGGTGCAGCCTCCAGTGTGCCGCCTGCTACCCTGTCTGGCAGCCCGCATACTTCAGTTCTCCTGCAGGCGCAGAAGCTACgggtggacgaggacgatgTAGCGATACGCCTTGCTGGGCGACTGCGTGAGCGGActgcacgtgcacacggAAGCCTTCAGGGACTATGCAGTGTCCCGCCGGGAAACCTTGTCGCACCCTTCTGTGACCCCACGgtagaagagcagcaggcgcagctgcactccGAGTTGACTGCGTTTTTGTTGGAGGTGCGTCGTAAGAACCTCgcgtcggtgcagctgcgccatcagctgcagcacagtcGCGCTGTACAGGCGCGCCTCCACGACAATGGACGCTTGTTCTGATTCGCTGTCCTTCGAGGAGGGGTGATTCGTTCACGCGTGTCGGGAAAAAAAATTGAGACATTTCTCCGAACATGTTTGTCGTCTCTGCTCCCGCTGTGGAAACCCGCGCTGATGGGCCTCCACACCAGCGAacgatatatatatatatacagAAGGGAGCAGAAACGAAGGAAAAGCAACGAACAGACAACTGGCGCCAAATGCTTCTCAAGGCAGCAGGAGCACGGCTCGACCCTCTTGGAATGAATTGCCACTATGTGCTCAGAGCGACACACTTACTTATCCCCATTCCTGACTACTGCCGCTGATTCATTTCACTAAGGCCCTCGCAGTGGCGCGCTTCTGCTCAGAGCACGTGCCCTCTCTAACGCCTATTGCTGCTtgcttgcttctcttccactgctgccTTCCTGGAGCAAATAAGTCAAAGAAGAAGCATGAAAGGCTGCTGCcctctcactttctcctctgcctctccttgtcgctctctttcattcctctctttttgcaTCACTTCCGTTTGACGGGGGTGGGGAAAATAATGTCCCGACTACGTCGCCTCCAATTGATGTTCACCGTCTTCGTGTTTGAACGGTGCATTCGCGCCACTACGCATATCCATCGAACTACTGACGACTCCCTGTCCCTCGCACGCCACGGCATTGCTCCATAATACGACAAAGAATCTGCACAAACAGACGCGCATACGCTTCACGCTCCTCCCTCAGCTAAACCAATAAGTGCCACAAAAGACAAAAGGTCTCCCTCGTGGGTGTTGCCTCTCTCTATTCTCGGGTCGTTTCACCTGACTcactcctctttttcctaccctctttttcctcttccatcTTCGAtatcttctttttcttgtttccccccccccccttccctccctccctcgtcaTCTTTTCCTCAGcgctcttcccttctcctccacggtCTGTCTTGTTTcacttgctctctctccctctctcgacTGCCCGATCGTTCACTCTTCTCTTCGAAAGAAAAgcaaggaaagggaaaaacgTGCACGGAAGGCTAGACAACACACCTTTACAAGTCATCTGCCCACCCCCAACTCAGTCATTCTCCCGCTGCCCTCTCGTCTGTTTCTGCTTTCAGCAACTCACGGCGGAGGCTGAAAAGCCAACGAAGAGCACAGGAGAGTTATTTTGACTTTCCACACTTCTCTCGTATCGTTGTTGACTTGGATTTTGCTGTTGGCTCCTTCTACACCCACTCCGCTTCTTCACTTATTCCACACAAATTGAGTGTACTTCACAGCTTGGAGAAGCGCTGAACTACAATCTCTCTTTGAGGAAGCAACGCATACACCAGCTCGTTCTCGCGCTCGATTTGACAACCACCACTACTACTACGCGTGTgtaccccctttttttgctgttgctttcGCCGACTTCTTGTTTGTCCCTCCTCGCCTACCTCGCTCATCCACCACAAAGTCTCAAGTAGCTCTCACGTCTCGATTAGAACCCTCAACGCCCTTCCACATACGTTGTGTGGGGGGATTTCTCTGGGGTTTGATCTCTTTCGTGTGGccctctctgtgggtgtaactctgccgctcctcctcgaatTATTTCCCACACCAGTGgatgtgcctgtgtgtgctgccTATATTGGTAGTGCTGTGCggcctcccttctctcggCGCGATTGTGTGGTGTGAGGGGCTTTCTTTCTGATGCATTCCAcgcctcgtcttcctctctgtccctcctcGCGAGATCGCACTCGTACGTCTATTGTTTCTCCACTTGGTTCTCCTTCGCATCGACCCATTCCACGTCCGTTTCCCATCTGcgctccctcctttcctgcctctttttgtttATTCGTGTTTGGTCCAGCTGTGTCGAGgctgtccctctccccccttgtTTTGAGCTTGCCGctccttttgttttcctgATTTcttgtgtgcatgcgtggggGTTCTTTTACCGTTtcgcttgtttgtttctccAAGTCACATATATTTTGGGgttgttctttttttttggcttgAACTAGTGCGTACCATTTCTTTTCAGTGTTCTCGCCTCGTCTCTTGTTTCCACTCCGTCCGCGTCTCTTCAACTCATCACGTTAAGTTTCACCTCACAATCCCCTCCTACTCGCCTTCCACGATTCACTCCGTCAGCGACCCACACCGACagatttttttttcttttactGTTGTTTCCAACCTCGCCGCTCTCAAGTCACTTCCGCTTTGGCGGGCatatgcgtgcgtgtgcgcggtTGGAGTCTAGTTGCATATTTTGTGTAGCAACAGGGGCTTTCAGTACGCCAAACAAGCTGCACAGAGATTACGGACGCAGGGACAACAGGTACAGAAAAAAATCAACGACTACCCATCTTGTCTGAGACATTGAGAATAAAGCGTGCTTCCACAAGCACCAATACCCTTTCACAACTTTTACCTCACCCGCCCTTGTTCCTTTTGACTTTctaccccccacacacacacacacatacatacacatacacaaacGCCCGCCTTTAAGTGGACGCTTTCTATAATCCCTTCGCtattttctctcctttgccatTCAGCCtcctgcttttttttttttgcgtggtgtttttttttcttgtctctctAAACTTTTCTGTAGGTGGTCCTCTCTCCGACATCTTCGTGATCTTTTCCAGAGAGAGGTTCACACCCGCtgttctcgctctcttctgtttgCATGCTGTTGCAGCTCTGTTGCACTActcgtttgtttgtttgttgctTTCGCTCTGCCCTTTATTTGCtttgatttttttttgtccttTAGTGACTcagcgctgcgcaagcgTCTGTCACAATCGTgtagaaagagaaggacggagcggaaccccccccccccccacatgCAACAGCATATGCAGCGAAAGTCACCTCTCTAGGCCTCAGCATCGTGTGTGGGATCGTTtcctctgtctcctcctGTCTACCTCTCGTTGTGACCTGCGCGGTTGCGACCGCACAGCCCAACACACAAGCATTCATCTACCCTTTCTGCAGCCTGCGTACGATCTGTACACGCACCTCTGCCCTTGGCGGCGCCCGCTCCATTCTAgcctgcttctctttcttatttttccccttttcttgcTGTGCGTTGGTGCTGTGTTTGGCTCCGTTTAACTGACGTCCCCGCCTGGTTTCCTCCTTATCCTACCGCTCTTCGTGCTGAATTTCACTGTAGAGGCCACAATTACAAAAAAACGAGAAACGGGGGTAAATACACGGAAGCGAAatcgaagagggagaggacaaGAAACGGCCCACAGCCATCTAAGCATTGCTTGGCACCAGGTCTATCGAGCTCAGTTAGCCTCAccgcaccctctccctccctccctcctcacacgCGTTCCGATCTTTCACTTCGGCACAACCATAACAtcaatctctctctctctcgcttctgtttggtgcttgtgtgtgagtgagtgtgtgtgtgtgtatttcATAGCGGTGCTGGTCGATGCGTTCTTTGTCTTTGTGtttctgtgctctctctctcttctgtgtgtTTGGCTATTCTCTTCTCTGGTCATTTGAACTCACCGGTTCCTTTCATTATTATTTCGCTTAGCACATCTACCGTGGTTTTTCTTCTAacgcctcttcgctctcttgtTCATCGTTCCTCTCGCCCCCTACTTTGCTGCCTGTTTTTTGTCTTCCTCTGTTTGGCGACTCGCTTGTCTCTGATTCCTCCTttctgtcttttttttccctctcttcgatTGGTTTGTTGTTTGCCGTCCGTGTTTCATCTCCCCCTTTCGACCACTCTTGACTTTACCACCACTACTACTGTTTCACCTTctgtgctcttttttcttctgtttgtGTGATCTATTGTAGTCCCATCAGCagtgcttctcttcctggctttctcttctctcctagcctgtgcttgtgtgcatGCGTAGATCTTTCAGCGAtactttttcttcctctacATACCATCTTCCACGGCATACCCCTTCTATTCCTCATTTCCTCGACTGTCGGGCTTTATTCGCGTTCATCTTCCACATCTTTCTTTTCACTCCTTCTTTTATTCTCCCTTTTTGTCTATCCTGCGCGCTAACACGTTCAGACCTTTTCTATTTCTGATCAGCTCCCCCTCTTGTGTGCGTCTGTATCCCTCTCTACATTGGATCCACGACCATCACCAGTACCGCGACcttcttcctttttcttATCGTAAACAAGGATTTCGATCGAAGCCCCTTACGAAAGCGATTCACTTGCAAGGGCCTATATCATTGGCTCAGTctgtcttttttctttctgatCTCTCTTAAcgctctctcttgtttcttGCGCGTTGTGTGCGCTACACGCCTTTCGTTGCGTTGTTGTTTCCTTCGCTACATATGTTTTCGCTGCCTTTTTGATCGGTTTTTTgtccttttccctctgcgCTTGCTCTCTCACGCGTACACTGGAGACTCCTTTGGGGGTACTCAACCCCtttgcgcgcgtgcgtgtagtccttttttgtttttttttattgGCTGTGTTGTACGTTGTTTATCACGCTGTATCCACCGACCATTTCAtcattttttcctttctttgcTTAATCTCTTTTtcacctcctttttttgGCTCGCAGTGGGTGCGTCTGTCTGCGCGTttctttcatttttttcttcatcGTGGTTctttaccccctccccctctctacgTGTGTCTGcgactccccctctctttcctcctggGAGTGTCTCCTGTTcccttcctcacccccccccgttTCTTTAGCGtccatcttttttttccgcttgAGGGGAGTGCATAAAAGCCCAGCTGTTCGTTGATTTCTCTTTTATTGCTACCCGAGCGCATCGGTGCGAGTGTTGATCTTTGACTTTTCACCCGtacttccccctcccccctttccgctTGAATTATTGCTGTGTAttcctcgtttttttttttttgatattgttgttgttgtgggtTCTTTGGTGTCCCCCACTGTTTTCAGAGACCCCTGCCGCTTCTTTGTTTATGCTAcatttcccttcccccctgcCTCGCATTTCCTGgccctttttcctcctttgctTCCTTTGCCGCCTACCATTATATTTATAGGCCTCGGCTAAGCGAATTGTGTCGCTggttttgttttttttctgttttctgGTCTCTATACCTGGCATGTATCACGGTGTCTGTacgcctccacagcagccCAGCATGACGTCCATTGTGTATGTGCAAACCACTCAGCCAAGCCCGGTGGCCTACTACGCTGCAGAGCCGATCATTGATCAACAATCTATacaagcgctgcagcaacaccaAGTCTCGCTTGTGTACcccggcaccgcagcaccgcagcccaTCCACGCGCCACATCAGCCCACAATCATTCCTGAGACCTACGCTTCCGAAGCGACTCCTTTCTACGCTTACCAGCCGACGCTAAAGGAAGCGAGATGCAACACTGGCAGCTTAGTCTGCCTCGTTcccaccgtcgccgccagtAGCTCGCCGCAGCTGTCCATGCTGATGCAGTCGCTCAGCTCCAACTCCCCCAGCTTCCACAGCGACCTCTCTTTGCGCACTCAGGAAACGCGCGCCGCCCCACAAATGATGCAGCAGATGCTGACAACAGAGTATGTGCAGCCCGCAATGGAGGCGCACGGGTCTCTGTCGCAGTCCGTTATCGACCCTTCCACCAAGTCACCTTTGCTAAGCTCTTCTGAGGTGTGCCGTCACTACATCAACGGTCGCTGCAACCGCCGCAAGTGCCGTTTTCTCCATCCTGACCTGCGTAGCCCAATTATGACGTCCCACGTGATGTATATTGCCCCTGACGCAGCATCAATCATTAGCAATCAGTCGGTTCCCCAAGTGTCGCCGTTGACGCCATACCCCAGTCTTTCAACGCCTTCGCTGAGCGCTTTCCATGTTCCCGCGCTCACTTCATGGGAAACCTGTCCGCTCTGAGCAACATCCTCACAGTGGATACGATGCGGAATGCCAGGTTGGAACACTCACATCGCGCACTCagcagagggaaaaagagagaaaaacgcaTATGGGCGTACGTACGTGATGACGACTCAGATGAGTTTTTTCTCCTTGTACATGAAACAGCAGGGAAAAAGCAGGAAGGTGTCCGCTCGAGAGGCAAGGAACGCAAGCAGGACGTGGAAGGTAGTGGATAGGAATGGGGATCAAAGCCCAGACAATGTGAAGTTGTCCCAGTACTGCGCACTTTCAGCGTCAATGCGCACACGCAAGTTTGTTCCTATATATTTTTTTTCACTACTCCACCGAAAATCTGCCGGTGTGCTGTGCCTCCTctttcgcctcccccccccccccgtgcAAGACGTGttctttgctttcttttttctcggTTTATTCTCTGCCACTGACGTTGTCGTTCAGCTCTTTTTTGTCAGTGTTGCTCCGCGTCTCACTATGCTTCGTCATACTGTGTGCTTCGTATTCCTCCTATTATCCGACTTTAAATTGTAGACCGGCTGCGGTCGAAGAAAGCGTTGACTACATAAGAACACACGCATAACAGAATGcatgtttctctttctgtatTTTCATGTATGGCTGAGAGTATGTTGACGAGGCGGAAGTCACTCGTGACAGCTTGCTTGTATGTTTGCCTATGCGACTTTGACAGCGTCATCTTGTCTGTTCCACCGCTACTTTTCAATCCCAGCATGCATAGTTGATTTggttcctctctctcttgtatTGCCTTCTACTAGCTTTTCCTTTGGTTTCCTCTCGCTTCATTGAGTCTGGACTCATTGGCCTGCGCATGTGCATGGAGACGAGTGCTTTCAGCGAATGAttacgtgggtgtgtggacgTTTATCTAGACCTCTCCTTTTACTGCTATcgacttctctctcttcttgcttcCCCTGCTCTGGGGGTCCCTGATGACGAAAGTGCGGCGCCTTAGCGTGGTATCAGGGCCCAGTACTCACTCCATGAGGAAGCCAGACagtcctccccccccccgctcctgccaatgccgagctaCTTCTGATAGTGGCACCGCCAGGTAATGAGAACGTAGGGAGATCGGAGCAATGAATCGCTACTGGTGCCGGCGGTAAGGTCATGGATGACGCTGCGTCAAAATGAGTGGCGACAGCGAACATGCTTGTGTCGTTCCTAcgatgggcagagtgtcatCGTGGCTCGTGCGTATCGCTCCCCACCCCGACTGCCGACTGGTGTGGGGATCGTGGGCCACCTTgggagggatgcaccacgTAACGAGCTACATAATGGATGTGATGGTCAGGCAACCTGCGGAGCAGGTGTGCAGGAAAAGTTGGAGACGGAGACCGCACTGAGGTCACTGAGACGGCGCCTTGCTGTATCGCGTGTCAACGACTGCCTTGCACCATTCGATGGGAACGTGGCATGTCAAATGGGTTTGAGCTCCTATGGTAAAATGGGCATGTTGAAAAACTCTTTCATCGGGTCAGCCCCCGTGGCCCTGGCCATGTTTTCTCTTTACTGATGTTGTGTCTCTGCGGCACTGCTCTCTCAGTTGTGAAGTCGCGGGTTTTTTCCCCGTTATTTGACTCACCCCTTTTTGTAGGTTTcttgttttttgtttttcgtgCTTTGTGTGTATGACGCTGCACAGCCATCGACATTATCGCGGCTCTCGTTTTGTGCGTGCTGTcgtttttgttttcgcttcTATGTGGGGGGTGACAGTTATgactgcgtgcgcagcgctgcacggcgacggctgctctctctctgttcgttACCTTTACGAGGGCGTCGTTGACTTTTTCAGCGGCTGGTGAATAGAGGCTTTACGTATGGCTCCAcgcttctctgtgctgctgttttaTGTGTTTGTGAGACTTTGCACCTTCGTAGTGCGAACCGCAGGAGCCAATCCCCTTTCCAATTAGACGACATTCACGTGGGCACACGCGGATAAGTGCATGCTGGTTGACTACCGTTtactccctctccctcttcttgcgCCGTAGCCGGTGTCGCGACTCTGCTGTGCAGTGCACCTTCTGCTTGTGGAGAATTGGGGCGCATTCCTTGCATACGATGAAATGTGCTGACCAAACAAGGAGAAAAGGTATAACGAGGCGGGATGAGAATGTCTCGAAGAGGGTAGGGCGATTCCCAGAGAGACAGCGGTATAGCTGGTGTATGTGTCCTTTCCCCTCTACATATTTGTGGAAGGGGAGTCTTCGCTTCTCGAGCTTTATTCACTTGTATGCGGTGAAGCTCGAAAGTCAAGAAGCAACCTGAGAAGTGAAAGAGGCCGCATCGGCGATACGATGGTGCTTTCTCAGCtgtctttgttttcttctgcgGCTCTTTCTCGATTTCAGACTGATGGCAttactctttttttttttgctttcttcaTCCCACCTCCCCTGCCCTCGAACTAAGCGAAACGCCTCTTACTCTGAGGAGTGCGTCTCTGTATCAATTCCCATATGCCCTCACCTGCCTGTCGACGCTgtcccccacacgcacacacacaaagtcGTCATAGGCGCCGATTGCtgggcctctctcttctttcccccatCGCCTCTTCCGCGTTCAGCTAGCGCGGCAgttttttcttgtttgcttgcttCTGTACGACTCTATTACGGATACTATCGACTGCAAAAAGCGTCCAATGCTTTTTCAGaacgccgcctcctcttcctcctccaatTTAACCCCATTCCCCCTCGTGGCAGAGACGTGTTTGAACTAATTTGTCAAAGTGAATCGAAGAAGCACAGAAGGTTTGCGCAATCGCAAATGGGAATGTGTGCTCttttttgtcttctctcttaGCTTGCTGTTtgaccttttttttcgtttctgaGGGTGCGGGCTACTTCTCCCTCCGCCATGCTCGAAGGTGCATCACTGATGACTCTCCTGTGTGGCATAGACTATATCGCCGCCACTACCAACGTATTCACGCTTTTCAAAACGCACTCATACCCCAAGTCGAGCCCTCTTGTTTTCGTGTGTtatcccctcctcctcctggcaATGAATTCGCGTTGCCGCGGAGACTTTGCTCTTTTTTGAACTGCTGTCATCGAAGCATCGACACAACCCTGCGTCTACTTTGATTTTTTGCTGTCGTTTTTAACAGCTTCTTCAAGACTTGTCACGAGACCCCCGTTGCTCTTTATTCCTACATGGTGagatggaagaggaggaggtagaTGCTCAGTTTGCTCAAGTGCATTCCTCCTGGCTGCTGCGTTGCATCGCCATCAACAAGCACGCTTACGTGTATTGGTTTATTCTTTCtactttttgtttctctctcaaGGTTCTtgcttgctctcttcttgaatactgtgcgtgtgcgtgtgtgtgtgggggggggggcgtatTCTACGTAGAAAAGAGTGCGAAAAATAAGCGCTCAAAACCGCTGTTTGGGATTACGTGAATCAAACAGTCTTCCCCTTCTCATTGGCCTTTCGCAGTAATCGAAACCTGACTCCCCCTGTGTACCgtgtttctctccccttacgtgctctcctcctcctcccctcacccctccctcccttttttgcTCTTGTTTGTCTGCTTACTTGCTGCagtgcttttctctcctttctctcgcttgcctTTCGACGTCCATTTCGCTCGCTTGcattttccttctccctcccgcccGCCATACGCACCAATGAAAAGatgaaaaaaggaaaaaagggagggcaGCACTCACTTTGGGGGTGGCAGGTCCGCAGCAGGACGATGGGAAGCGCAGAGCAATGGCAGAGGACGGGACACGAAACGCCCGAACAAACACAGAAACGGACAGGAATAAGAAACCTGAAGAGCGGCACACCtgagggaaagaaagcgaaTGACAGCTGCTCCGATGTATCTCGTATACATGTGCGCTTGTGCAACTGAGCCTATTCTATCTACGCCTGCCTCTCAGTGGACGTTCACATCCACGTCTGTAAGTGTGCTTTCGTgtccagagagagagagaggggtacTCACGCTAGCATTGTCGACCACACGGCCCCGTCCCATAGGCCTCTTTTAGTTTTTctgttctttttctcttcgtgtTGTCACTCTCTTGGTTTCATTTTTGTAGTTCTACTTTACCGTCTCTTGTTGTAtatgcacctctctcttacACCTCTCACGGTATGCAGTAGACGTCGTTTTTTCTCTATTGCAGGCGGATGAAGGGGTGCTGTATGCAAGGGGTTGGGCTTCTGTTCTTCGACTCTGGGACACAGctgagaaggggaagggcagcagtgccgtcaGCCTCGAAAGATGATGTTCAGCGCAGTGTTCACCTTTCCGCCCTCATCGCATTCCCAGAATTTGCTCACACACCGGGAGGAACAGAAGAACGCAGCGACTATACATGAGACTAAGAGAACGGCAACAAAGAAAGACACGCTTGTGCGTACGTAGACTTGCACTAACAGAAGAGATGAAGGTCGCCAAGACgaaatacacacacatatatatatatgtgtgtgtgtatatctGTATCTACAAAACAGAAGCAAAGAACGGCATATACCAGTCGGTTGAAGGGTGGCATGACGTTATGCTGATGCGCATCTCTAATACTCATCATCTTCTCATAGACGCTGTGTTGCTGTATCTGAGTCCGCATACGCCCGTCTCGGGTGCGGTAGGGAAGCCGCACAATACGCATGTTGTGGAGCGGCAATACTGGTGCGAACAGACTGCACTTGCGCTCACGTCGAGTCTGTCAAACACAGACACACTTGTGCGCACGTGTATTCTCACAGTCTTCTCCTGTGCGGTTCTTCGACCTCCTTTCTCAGGTAAACTTTGCATCTCTGTTCATCATAGACCCCTTTTTCCTCGAAACCCCTCCACACCCGTTGCTTTTAGGCTTGAAGACaacacatatacacacacgcctacCATACCCCTTGGCAAATAACCGATAGAGCGGATAAAGCCAACGCCCAACGTGCACTtggacacgcacacggatACACATCCACGTTTCGCACATCGTCTCCTACCAGATTGCGTCTCTACTGATTAcaccttgtgtgtgtgtgtgtcactcGCTTTGCGCTTTTCGAAACTGCACAGGTCATTGACGAATTCTTCGAAGCTATCATGGAGGCGAATGTCCCTGGAGCATTTCTGCACAGCCTTGTTGGCAAAAAGGTGCTTGTGAAGAGCAAGTGGGGCCCGGTGTACGAGGGGAATCTTGTAAGCTGTGACACATTTATGAACCTGCAGCTCCGTGATGCAGTAGAGCACGCAAAACAAGACACGGAGCTGGGTGAGATGCTATtgcgcaacaacaacatcCTGTACATCCGTGAGGCGACCACTACGTCTTGTTAGAAGACATCAGAGGCGCTGTCGTAGGAAATCTTGGTACTCCCTCGTGGATAtcaccgcccctcccccctccttcattTTTCGCGGTCAgctctgtgcgtgtcgcACTACCGTCCCGCAGATGTGATGAACTTGGGTGCACGAAACGATGTTGGGGGCCTCTACAATCCGTCATGGGATAAAAATGCTGCGCCCGTGCAGCTCTTTGAATACCAGGCCTCCTTGTGATCTCTGGACAAGACGTACGCCCTGTTTATTTTTTACTTGTCACCGAACGCTCTGTATCCGCCCTCGTACGTGTGCTGATGTGCTAGTGTGTGAGGTGAAGTGCCGACATTTTTTCTGAGGAAGGAAAGCAAGTATGAACTCTGGATCTAAAAGTGCCGCTGAACCGCAGTTGGTGTTGTAACAGGAAAGGCAACGTCAAAGAAACACCTCTTCACGAGTCATTACAAGTTTCATTCTCTCGGGTTTCTCTCCGATTGTTCGGCCGATGTTGACATTACGCGGGCCTTCTTCACTCAAGATGCGTGTACTCTTACTTGCGTCTTTAACAGAATGCTCACATGGCGAAGTTCTCCAACAGTGGTGTTGTGCGCTTCCtgttttttggggggtgcTTTTTGCGAGCGCCGAAAAAATACAGCTGGAGGGCTACACTCTCCATGAGACTCTGGCGGTTTTCCGTGCATAAACTCGCGGTCTTGTGTATTGCCTTTCACATCCTTTCCCTCTACTCTGCcatcccttcctctcttttgtgcATGGCATGTGCACGTGCATCCAGAAAACTACGTTAATATCCACCGTACTGCcacttcgcttcttctcttcccttgcGAGCAAATTTCTTGTCACTTAACCGCACTTTCtctacctcccccctcaaACCCCCTTCGCACTTCATACATACGCGCATACTACACTCGGACGCAAGGACGACGCCCGCACGCGAAATTTACGGTAGTCACCGGCCTTGCCTCTCCGATTTATCATCAGTTCAGTTCATCATGTCTCACCTTCCGATCAAGTGGGCGGAGCGAAAGGACCGCGTGTTCATTACAGTCGAAGCGATGACCGCCTCCGACGTCCACGTGACCTTCCAGGAGAAGACAGTGTCCATCTCCGGCAATGGCGTCACCGCCAAGGGCAGTGAACCGCACACGCTCAAGGGtgagctgcacctcctcaaGGAGATTGTGCCGGAGGACTCAACCTTCAAGGTGCTTGGCGTGTCGATTCAGATCTGCGCCATGAAGAAGGATCAGGGCTACTGGAACCGTCTCGTTGAGGAGCCAACCAAGCTCACTAAGAGCTGGCTATCTGCCGACTGGAACCTTTGGAaggacgaagacgacga
This DNA window, taken from Leishmania panamensis strain MHOM/PA/94/PSC-1 chromosome 34 sequence, encodes the following:
- a CDS encoding hypothetical protein (TriTrypDB/GeneDB-style sysID: LpmP.34.4300), translated to MADTEVVGDAGACASYRDEALFPYCFYARLLQTQGAASSVPPATLSGSPHTSVLLQAQKLRVDEDDVAIRLAGRLRERTARAHGSLQGLCSVPPGNLVAPFCDPTVEEQQAQLHSELTAFLLEVRRKNLASVQLRHQLQHSRAVQARLHDNGRLF
- a CDS encoding hypothetical protein (TriTrypDB/GeneDB-style sysID: LpmP.34.4310) encodes the protein MYHGVCTPPQQPSMTSIVYVQTTQPSPVAYYAAEPIIDQQSIQALQQHQVSLVYPGTAAPQPIHAPHQPTIIPETYASEATPFYAYQPTLKEARCNTGSLVCLVPTVAASSSPQLSMLMQSLSSNSPSFHSDLSLRTQETRAAPQMMQQMLTTEYVQPAMEAHGSLSQSVIDPSTKSPLLSSSEVCRHYINGRCNRRKCRFLHPDLRSPIMTSHVMYIAPDAASIISNQSVPQVSPLTPYPSLSTPSLSAFHVPALTSWETCPL
- a CDS encoding sm-f snRNP core complex protein, putative (TriTrypDB/GeneDB-style sysID: LpmP.34.4320); protein product: MEANVPGAFLHSLVGKKVLVKSKWGPVYEGNLVSCDTFMNLQLRDAVEHAKQDTELGEMLLRNNNILYIREATTTSC
- a CDS encoding hypothetical protein (TriTrypDB/GeneDB-style sysID: LpmP.34.4330); the encoded protein is MSHLPIKWAERKDRVFITVEAMTASDVHVTFQEKTVSISGNGVTAKGSEPHTLKGELHLLKEIVPEDSTFKVLGVSIQICAMKKDQGYWNRLVEEPTKLTKSWLSADWNLWKDEDDEAEEDAAASNFGGYGDMGGMDMASMMGGMGGMGGMGGMDMESMMASMGKGAGGDSDDEEMADSEGEEQADDECEKSEEPAADISDLNA